One Malania oleifera isolate guangnan ecotype guangnan chromosome 10, ASM2987363v1, whole genome shotgun sequence genomic region harbors:
- the LOC131166428 gene encoding transcription factor GLABRA 3-like isoform X3, which translates to MCRMMADGVQNQEGIPENFKERLAVAVRSIQWSYAIFWSMSTSQQGILEWGDGYYNGDIKTRKTVQAMELQADKIGLQRSEQLRELYGSLLEDETDQQAKRPSAALSPEDLSDAEWYYLVCMSFVFNPGQCLPGKALANCQPIWLCNAQYAESKVFSRSLLAKTVVCFPHLGGVIELGVTERVLEDPTLIQHIKTCLLELSKPICFEKTCSGPCNTDDDKDPMYANINHETASIMVLGNFYSPEEEIEFDQDRINELHGNIHEPNMGSPNECSNGCEQNNVTEDSFMLEGINGGASQVQSWHFMDDDFSNGAQDSINSSDCISQAFVNQENGISSPKVEKQNSLQLKDLQECNHTKLNSLDLGTNDDLHYRRTLSTILKSSNGLIEHPCFCTSYCKSCFVSWKKGGTIDGHRPHVGQTVLKKILFSVPRMHRDGSPCSQKETGGKDFLCGNENDKFLVLKSMVPSVSKIDKASILHDTIEYLKELEAKVEELESCMDLTEYDGKSRRKFSDQVEQISDNYDDRKIENSKKHWVNKRKASDIDEIEPQLNKIVPADGLPLDMKVSIKEQEVLIEMRCPWREYLLLDIMDAINNLHLDAHSVQSSNINDILNLTLNSKFRGTAVASAGMIEQALWKIVSKC; encoded by the exons ATGTGTAGGATGATGGCTGATGGGGTCCAAAACCAAGAGGGTATACCAGAGAATTTTAAAGAGCGGCTTGCTGTTGCAGTGAGGAGTATCCAATGGAGCTATGCAATCTTCTGGTCAATGTCAACTAGCCAACAAGG GATACTTGAATGGGGTGATGGATACTACAATGGTGATATTAAGACAAGGAAGACAGTTCAGGCCATGGAACTTCAAGCTGATAAAATCGGTCTACAGAGAAGTGAGCAATTGAGAGAGCTTTATGGGTCTCTTTTGGAAGACGAAACCGATCAGCAAGCAAAGAGGCCTTCTGCTGCATTGTCCCCAGAAGATCTTTCAGATGCAGAATGGTATTACTTGGTTTGCATGTCCTTCGTGTTCAATCCTGGGCAATG TTTGCCAGGAAAAGCATTAGCAAATTGTCAACCAATCTGGTTATGCAATGCTCAATATGCTGAAAGCAAAGTATTCTCTCGTTCTTTGCTAGCAAAG ACTGTGGTGTGTTTTCCCCATCTGGGAGGTGTGATTGAGCTAGGTGTAACTGAGCGG GTCTTGGAAGATCCTACTCTCATTCAACACATCAAAACTTGCTTGTTAGAGCTCTCAAAGCCCATTTGCTTTGAGAAAACTTGTTCTGGTCCATGTAACACAGATGATGATAAGGACCCCATGTATGCCAACATCAATCATGAGACAGCCAGCATAATggttttggggaatttttattcCCCAGAAGAAGAAATTGAATTTGATCAGGACAGGATTAATGAGTTGCATGGGAATATTCATGAACCCAATATGGGTTCCCCTAATGAATGTTCAAATGGCTGTGAGCAAAATAATGTGACAGAGGATTCCTTCATGCTTGAAGGTATTAATGGCGGGGCTTCTCAGGTTCAGAGCTGGCATTTCATGGATGATGATTTCAGCAATGGTGCTCAAGATTCCATAAATTCTAGTGATTGCATATCCCAAGCTTTTGTGAATCAAGAGAATGGCATATCTTCTCCTAAGGTTGAGAAGCAAAACAGCCTACAATTGAAAGATCTTCAAGAGTGCAATCATACAAAACTCAACTCCTTGGATCTTGGAACTAATGATGACTTGCATTACAGAAGAACTCTTTCTACCATTCTTAAAAGTTCAAATGGATTGATTGAACACCCATGTTTCTGCACTAGCTATTGCAAATCCTGCTTTGTAAGTTGGAAGAAAGGAGGAACAATTGATGGTCATAGGCCACATGTGGGGCAAACAGTGCTAAAGAAGATTTTATTTTCTGTCCCCCGTATGCATCGTGATGGCTCTCCTTGTTCACAAAAAGAAACTGGTGGAAAAGATTTCCTTTGTGGGAATGAGAATGATAAATTTCTCGTCCTTAAATCAATGGTACCATCTGTCAGCAAG ATTGACAAAGCCTCCATCCTTCATGACACAATAGAATATTTGAAAGAACTTGAGGCAAAAGTGGAAGAGTTGGAATCTTGCATGGACTTGACAGAGTATGATGGTAAATCGAGAAGGAAATTTTCTGACCAGGTAGAGCAGATATCGGATAACTATGATGACAGAAAGATTGAAAATAGCAAGAAGCATTGGGTAAACAAGAGGAAAGCTAGTGACATTGATGAAATAGAACCACAGCTCAACAAAATTGTTCCTGCTGATGGCCTGCCATTGGATATGAAAGTCAGCATCAAAGAGCAGGAGGTTCTGATTGAGATGAGATGTCCTTGGAGAGAATATTTGTTGCTTGATATAATGGATGCTATAAACAATCTGCACTTGGATGCTCACTCAGTTCAATCATCTAACATCAATGACATTCTCAATTTAACCCTCAATTCTAAG TTTCGAGGAACAGCAGTTGCTTCAGCAGGAATGATCGAACAAGCACTCTGGAAAATTGTAAGTAAGTGCTGA
- the LOC131166428 gene encoding transcription factor EGL1-like isoform X1, protein MCRMMADGVQNQEGIPENFKERLAVAVRSIQWSYAIFWSMSTSQQGILEWGDGYYNGDIKTRKTVQAMELQADKIGLQRSEQLRELYGSLLEDETDQQAKRPSAALSPEDLSDAEWYYLVCMSFVFNPGQCLPGKALANCQPIWLCNAQYAESKVFSRSLLAKSASIQTVVCFPHLGGVIELGVTERVLEDPTLIQHIKTCLLELSKPICFEKTCSGPCNTDDDKDPMYANINHETASIMVLGNFYSPEEEIEFDQDRINELHGNIHEPNMGSPNECSNGCEQNNVTEDSFMLEGINGGASQVQSWHFMDDDFSNGAQDSINSSDCISQAFVNQENGISSPKVEKQNSLQLKDLQECNHTKLNSLDLGTNDDLHYRRTLSTILKSSNGLIEHPCFCTSYCKSCFVSWKKGGTIDGHRPHVGQTVLKKILFSVPRMHRDGSPCSQKETGGKDFLCGNENDKFLVLKSMVPSVSKIDKASILHDTIEYLKELEAKVEELESCMDLTEYDGKSRRKFSDQVEQISDNYDDRKIENSKKHWVNKRKASDIDEIEPQLNKIVPADGLPLDMKVSIKEQEVLIEMRCPWREYLLLDIMDAINNLHLDAHSVQSSNINDILNLTLNSKFRGTAVASAGMIEQALWKIVSKC, encoded by the exons ATGTGTAGGATGATGGCTGATGGGGTCCAAAACCAAGAGGGTATACCAGAGAATTTTAAAGAGCGGCTTGCTGTTGCAGTGAGGAGTATCCAATGGAGCTATGCAATCTTCTGGTCAATGTCAACTAGCCAACAAGG GATACTTGAATGGGGTGATGGATACTACAATGGTGATATTAAGACAAGGAAGACAGTTCAGGCCATGGAACTTCAAGCTGATAAAATCGGTCTACAGAGAAGTGAGCAATTGAGAGAGCTTTATGGGTCTCTTTTGGAAGACGAAACCGATCAGCAAGCAAAGAGGCCTTCTGCTGCATTGTCCCCAGAAGATCTTTCAGATGCAGAATGGTATTACTTGGTTTGCATGTCCTTCGTGTTCAATCCTGGGCAATG TTTGCCAGGAAAAGCATTAGCAAATTGTCAACCAATCTGGTTATGCAATGCTCAATATGCTGAAAGCAAAGTATTCTCTCGTTCTTTGCTAGCAAAG AGTGCATCCATTCAG ACTGTGGTGTGTTTTCCCCATCTGGGAGGTGTGATTGAGCTAGGTGTAACTGAGCGG GTCTTGGAAGATCCTACTCTCATTCAACACATCAAAACTTGCTTGTTAGAGCTCTCAAAGCCCATTTGCTTTGAGAAAACTTGTTCTGGTCCATGTAACACAGATGATGATAAGGACCCCATGTATGCCAACATCAATCATGAGACAGCCAGCATAATggttttggggaatttttattcCCCAGAAGAAGAAATTGAATTTGATCAGGACAGGATTAATGAGTTGCATGGGAATATTCATGAACCCAATATGGGTTCCCCTAATGAATGTTCAAATGGCTGTGAGCAAAATAATGTGACAGAGGATTCCTTCATGCTTGAAGGTATTAATGGCGGGGCTTCTCAGGTTCAGAGCTGGCATTTCATGGATGATGATTTCAGCAATGGTGCTCAAGATTCCATAAATTCTAGTGATTGCATATCCCAAGCTTTTGTGAATCAAGAGAATGGCATATCTTCTCCTAAGGTTGAGAAGCAAAACAGCCTACAATTGAAAGATCTTCAAGAGTGCAATCATACAAAACTCAACTCCTTGGATCTTGGAACTAATGATGACTTGCATTACAGAAGAACTCTTTCTACCATTCTTAAAAGTTCAAATGGATTGATTGAACACCCATGTTTCTGCACTAGCTATTGCAAATCCTGCTTTGTAAGTTGGAAGAAAGGAGGAACAATTGATGGTCATAGGCCACATGTGGGGCAAACAGTGCTAAAGAAGATTTTATTTTCTGTCCCCCGTATGCATCGTGATGGCTCTCCTTGTTCACAAAAAGAAACTGGTGGAAAAGATTTCCTTTGTGGGAATGAGAATGATAAATTTCTCGTCCTTAAATCAATGGTACCATCTGTCAGCAAG ATTGACAAAGCCTCCATCCTTCATGACACAATAGAATATTTGAAAGAACTTGAGGCAAAAGTGGAAGAGTTGGAATCTTGCATGGACTTGACAGAGTATGATGGTAAATCGAGAAGGAAATTTTCTGACCAGGTAGAGCAGATATCGGATAACTATGATGACAGAAAGATTGAAAATAGCAAGAAGCATTGGGTAAACAAGAGGAAAGCTAGTGACATTGATGAAATAGAACCACAGCTCAACAAAATTGTTCCTGCTGATGGCCTGCCATTGGATATGAAAGTCAGCATCAAAGAGCAGGAGGTTCTGATTGAGATGAGATGTCCTTGGAGAGAATATTTGTTGCTTGATATAATGGATGCTATAAACAATCTGCACTTGGATGCTCACTCAGTTCAATCATCTAACATCAATGACATTCTCAATTTAACCCTCAATTCTAAG TTTCGAGGAACAGCAGTTGCTTCAGCAGGAATGATCGAACAAGCACTCTGGAAAATTGTAAGTAAGTGCTGA
- the LOC131166428 gene encoding transcription factor EGL1-like isoform X2 translates to MMADGVQNQEGIPENFKERLAVAVRSIQWSYAIFWSMSTSQQGILEWGDGYYNGDIKTRKTVQAMELQADKIGLQRSEQLRELYGSLLEDETDQQAKRPSAALSPEDLSDAEWYYLVCMSFVFNPGQCLPGKALANCQPIWLCNAQYAESKVFSRSLLAKSASIQTVVCFPHLGGVIELGVTERVLEDPTLIQHIKTCLLELSKPICFEKTCSGPCNTDDDKDPMYANINHETASIMVLGNFYSPEEEIEFDQDRINELHGNIHEPNMGSPNECSNGCEQNNVTEDSFMLEGINGGASQVQSWHFMDDDFSNGAQDSINSSDCISQAFVNQENGISSPKVEKQNSLQLKDLQECNHTKLNSLDLGTNDDLHYRRTLSTILKSSNGLIEHPCFCTSYCKSCFVSWKKGGTIDGHRPHVGQTVLKKILFSVPRMHRDGSPCSQKETGGKDFLCGNENDKFLVLKSMVPSVSKIDKASILHDTIEYLKELEAKVEELESCMDLTEYDGKSRRKFSDQVEQISDNYDDRKIENSKKHWVNKRKASDIDEIEPQLNKIVPADGLPLDMKVSIKEQEVLIEMRCPWREYLLLDIMDAINNLHLDAHSVQSSNINDILNLTLNSKFRGTAVASAGMIEQALWKIVSKC, encoded by the exons ATGATGGCTGATGGGGTCCAAAACCAAGAGGGTATACCAGAGAATTTTAAAGAGCGGCTTGCTGTTGCAGTGAGGAGTATCCAATGGAGCTATGCAATCTTCTGGTCAATGTCAACTAGCCAACAAGG GATACTTGAATGGGGTGATGGATACTACAATGGTGATATTAAGACAAGGAAGACAGTTCAGGCCATGGAACTTCAAGCTGATAAAATCGGTCTACAGAGAAGTGAGCAATTGAGAGAGCTTTATGGGTCTCTTTTGGAAGACGAAACCGATCAGCAAGCAAAGAGGCCTTCTGCTGCATTGTCCCCAGAAGATCTTTCAGATGCAGAATGGTATTACTTGGTTTGCATGTCCTTCGTGTTCAATCCTGGGCAATG TTTGCCAGGAAAAGCATTAGCAAATTGTCAACCAATCTGGTTATGCAATGCTCAATATGCTGAAAGCAAAGTATTCTCTCGTTCTTTGCTAGCAAAG AGTGCATCCATTCAG ACTGTGGTGTGTTTTCCCCATCTGGGAGGTGTGATTGAGCTAGGTGTAACTGAGCGG GTCTTGGAAGATCCTACTCTCATTCAACACATCAAAACTTGCTTGTTAGAGCTCTCAAAGCCCATTTGCTTTGAGAAAACTTGTTCTGGTCCATGTAACACAGATGATGATAAGGACCCCATGTATGCCAACATCAATCATGAGACAGCCAGCATAATggttttggggaatttttattcCCCAGAAGAAGAAATTGAATTTGATCAGGACAGGATTAATGAGTTGCATGGGAATATTCATGAACCCAATATGGGTTCCCCTAATGAATGTTCAAATGGCTGTGAGCAAAATAATGTGACAGAGGATTCCTTCATGCTTGAAGGTATTAATGGCGGGGCTTCTCAGGTTCAGAGCTGGCATTTCATGGATGATGATTTCAGCAATGGTGCTCAAGATTCCATAAATTCTAGTGATTGCATATCCCAAGCTTTTGTGAATCAAGAGAATGGCATATCTTCTCCTAAGGTTGAGAAGCAAAACAGCCTACAATTGAAAGATCTTCAAGAGTGCAATCATACAAAACTCAACTCCTTGGATCTTGGAACTAATGATGACTTGCATTACAGAAGAACTCTTTCTACCATTCTTAAAAGTTCAAATGGATTGATTGAACACCCATGTTTCTGCACTAGCTATTGCAAATCCTGCTTTGTAAGTTGGAAGAAAGGAGGAACAATTGATGGTCATAGGCCACATGTGGGGCAAACAGTGCTAAAGAAGATTTTATTTTCTGTCCCCCGTATGCATCGTGATGGCTCTCCTTGTTCACAAAAAGAAACTGGTGGAAAAGATTTCCTTTGTGGGAATGAGAATGATAAATTTCTCGTCCTTAAATCAATGGTACCATCTGTCAGCAAG ATTGACAAAGCCTCCATCCTTCATGACACAATAGAATATTTGAAAGAACTTGAGGCAAAAGTGGAAGAGTTGGAATCTTGCATGGACTTGACAGAGTATGATGGTAAATCGAGAAGGAAATTTTCTGACCAGGTAGAGCAGATATCGGATAACTATGATGACAGAAAGATTGAAAATAGCAAGAAGCATTGGGTAAACAAGAGGAAAGCTAGTGACATTGATGAAATAGAACCACAGCTCAACAAAATTGTTCCTGCTGATGGCCTGCCATTGGATATGAAAGTCAGCATCAAAGAGCAGGAGGTTCTGATTGAGATGAGATGTCCTTGGAGAGAATATTTGTTGCTTGATATAATGGATGCTATAAACAATCTGCACTTGGATGCTCACTCAGTTCAATCATCTAACATCAATGACATTCTCAATTTAACCCTCAATTCTAAG TTTCGAGGAACAGCAGTTGCTTCAGCAGGAATGATCGAACAAGCACTCTGGAAAATTGTAAGTAAGTGCTGA